One window of the Granulicella arctica genome contains the following:
- a CDS encoding lysophospholipid acyltransferase family protein, which translates to MFAALKMLAVYLTLGPIAGIIGIPYTLVVGDISRLYRVAMWILRAGVRAGGITVEVSGMENVPAGQSCIFMSNHVSNLDPPVLLPMLPGRSSVLLKKVLTKIPILGWAMLMAKFVPVERGSKRDSAQASVVAAGDALKSGLHILVYPEGTRSRDGRLSTFKKGPFYLAQQTGAPIIPVAISGTERMMRKGSIGVTPGLARVQMLPAIEPSDYKSREDILAAVYEAIAHALPAEMQPADYLMKGL; encoded by the coding sequence ATGTTTGCTGCCTTGAAGATGCTCGCTGTGTACCTGACGCTTGGACCGATTGCAGGCATCATCGGGATTCCGTATACGTTGGTGGTTGGAGATATCAGCCGGCTTTATCGGGTGGCGATGTGGATTTTGCGCGCAGGAGTGCGGGCGGGCGGGATCACGGTAGAGGTCTCCGGCATGGAGAATGTGCCGGCCGGACAGAGCTGCATCTTTATGAGCAACCATGTCTCGAACCTGGACCCGCCGGTGCTGCTGCCGATGTTGCCGGGACGGAGTTCGGTGCTGCTGAAGAAGGTGCTGACGAAGATCCCGATCCTCGGCTGGGCTATGCTTATGGCGAAGTTTGTGCCGGTGGAGCGCGGGAGCAAGCGAGATTCTGCGCAGGCGAGCGTCGTGGCTGCAGGAGATGCGTTGAAGTCCGGGTTGCATATCCTTGTGTATCCCGAGGGGACACGGTCGCGGGACGGTCGGCTCTCGACCTTCAAGAAGGGGCCGTTCTATCTTGCGCAGCAGACCGGAGCGCCGATTATTCCGGTCGCGATCTCAGGGACCGAGAGGATGATGCGAAAGGGCAGTATTGGAGTGACGCCAGGGCTGGCGCGGGTTCAGATGTTGCCCGCGATTGAACCATCCGACTACAAAAGCCGGGAGGACATTCTTGCGGCTGTCTATGAGGCAATCGCCCATGCCTTGCCCGCTGAGATGCAGCCTGCCGACTATTTGATGAAGGGCTTATAG
- a CDS encoding SPOR domain-containing protein, producing the protein MNIDNDRLDSDGNDREREISLGTATILGIFLALALVCAAFFGFGYSLGRHSIQAAAPIAPEVKADAAPEPKPDSPFSHFKQSTPPAPKPVTDPDTETPEGPVADTTPSPRSKPTETTAHPVAFPSPTPSAVNPVNPPVAAAGQFVVQISAPSRQGDADALLAALSRKGYKAYIRKEPQDSFFHVQVGPYATKPEAQAIAKRLDSDGYKPFIK; encoded by the coding sequence GTGAATATCGATAACGACCGCCTTGACTCTGACGGCAACGACAGGGAACGCGAGATCTCCCTCGGCACAGCCACCATCCTCGGCATCTTCCTCGCCCTGGCGCTCGTCTGCGCCGCCTTCTTCGGCTTCGGCTACTCGCTGGGCCGCCACTCCATCCAGGCCGCCGCACCTATAGCACCAGAGGTCAAGGCGGACGCTGCGCCGGAACCTAAACCCGACTCACCCTTCAGCCATTTCAAACAGAGCACTCCTCCAGCCCCCAAACCCGTGACAGACCCCGATACTGAAACGCCAGAGGGTCCGGTCGCAGACACCACACCGTCTCCGCGCTCCAAGCCAACAGAGACGACGGCGCATCCTGTAGCCTTTCCGAGCCCTACGCCATCGGCTGTAAACCCGGTGAATCCACCGGTCGCCGCCGCAGGTCAGTTTGTCGTCCAGATCTCCGCGCCCTCGCGTCAGGGAGACGCAGACGCCCTCCTCGCCGCACTCAGCCGCAAAGGCTACAAAGCCTATATCCGCAAAGAGCCGCAGGATAGCTTCTTCCACGTCCAGGTCGGCCCCTACGCCACCAAACCAGAAGCGCAGGCGATAGCGAAGCGCCTCGACTCCGACGGCTATAAGCCCTTCATCAAATAG
- a CDS encoding tetratricopeptide repeat protein, whose amino-acid sequence MLTIAPLRLPLKITALLLLLGAFQSTTASAQTRDTGGRLILVLPFDNRTGQPNLAWIGDSFPDTLNQRLTSAGFLTITRDDRLYALDHLGLPADFRPTRATTIRMAQTLDADYVVVGSYTVRDGRITAQAQTLSINQLRLSAPLEDSSPLDHLFDVENGIAWKVAHQVDPKFRVAEQTFLAASSGVKLIAFENYIRGTDEANSEERIKHLQQALQDTPNYPAALLALGKVQYTSRLYDQAAATLAKVPAGDRLSLEANFYLGLARFNAAKYSAAETAFGFVASRLPLPEVVNNQAVAASRQSKDAVALFQRASTADPNDADYHYNVAVGLFNRGDAPGAIREVETALKLHAADAEAAELHTRLLANKSVTGTPLKNAVTAGGFDPVPRIRRTYSEASFRQAAFQMDQMRAIRMATLPPAEQATQYTKLGRDYLSAGLIPESEQEFQSALTADSNSAPAHAGLAQIREQSGNAADARTEAQTSLKIQPNAQALLVLARLELQANNLPAAASDVSAALHLEPANSAVLGMKQALANRGQSLP is encoded by the coding sequence GTGTTGACGATTGCGCCTCTGCGCCTACCCCTTAAGATCACCGCACTCCTGCTCCTGCTCGGCGCGTTTCAATCGACTACGGCCTCAGCCCAGACCCGCGACACTGGCGGCCGTCTCATCCTCGTCCTACCCTTTGACAACCGTACCGGGCAGCCAAACCTCGCCTGGATCGGTGACTCTTTTCCCGATACTCTCAATCAGCGCCTCACCTCCGCCGGCTTCCTCACCATTACCCGCGACGATCGCCTCTACGCGCTCGACCATCTCGGTCTCCCCGCCGATTTCCGCCCCACCCGCGCCACGACGATTCGCATGGCCCAGACCCTCGACGCAGACTATGTCGTCGTCGGCAGCTATACCGTCCGCGACGGACGCATAACCGCCCAGGCTCAGACTCTCAGCATCAATCAGCTTCGTCTCTCCGCACCGCTTGAGGATTCCAGCCCGCTCGACCATCTCTTCGACGTTGAGAACGGCATCGCCTGGAAGGTCGCCCACCAGGTCGATCCAAAATTCAGGGTAGCCGAGCAGACCTTCCTCGCCGCCTCCTCTGGTGTCAAGCTCATCGCCTTCGAGAACTACATCCGTGGCACAGATGAAGCCAATTCCGAGGAGCGCATCAAGCACCTCCAACAGGCTCTTCAGGACACGCCCAACTATCCAGCCGCCTTACTCGCCCTCGGCAAGGTGCAGTACACCAGTCGTCTCTACGACCAGGCCGCCGCAACCCTTGCCAAGGTTCCTGCCGGGGACCGTCTCTCTCTCGAAGCCAACTTCTATCTCGGTCTGGCGCGCTTCAACGCAGCAAAGTACAGCGCCGCCGAAACCGCCTTTGGCTTTGTCGCCAGCCGCCTGCCTCTTCCAGAGGTCGTCAACAATCAGGCCGTAGCCGCCAGCCGCCAGAGCAAAGACGCCGTCGCCCTCTTCCAGCGCGCCAGCACCGCCGATCCGAACGACGCTGACTATCACTACAACGTTGCCGTCGGCCTGTTCAACCGAGGGGATGCACCCGGCGCCATACGCGAGGTCGAGACCGCCCTCAAGCTCCACGCCGCCGATGCAGAAGCAGCTGAATTGCACACCCGTCTGCTCGCCAACAAATCCGTGACAGGCACTCCACTTAAGAACGCCGTCACCGCGGGTGGCTTCGACCCCGTCCCTCGCATTCGCCGCACCTACTCCGAGGCCTCGTTCCGTCAGGCAGCCTTCCAGATGGACCAGATGCGCGCCATCCGTATGGCCACCCTGCCCCCGGCGGAACAGGCCACGCAGTACACCAAACTGGGTCGCGACTACCTCTCTGCCGGCCTCATCCCCGAGTCCGAGCAGGAGTTCCAGTCAGCCCTGACCGCAGACAGCAACAGCGCTCCAGCCCATGCCGGTCTGGCCCAGATCCGCGAGCAGAGTGGCAACGCCGCAGATGCTCGTACGGAAGCCCAAACCTCGCTGAAGATTCAACCTAATGCCCAGGCGCTGCTCGTCCTTGCCCGCCTCGAACTTCAAGCCAATAATCTACCCGCTGCAGCCTCCGACGTCAGCGCAGCACTCCACCTCGAGCCAGCCAACTCCGCTGTCCTCGGCATGAAGCAGGCACTCGCCAATCGGGGCCAAAGCCTCCCATGA
- a CDS encoding NfeD family protein codes for MTATAARALKLLLLSLICALGLPAQSPPIVIRLTLHDTIQPITADYLQRGLRAAADQHAAAVLISLGTPGGLLESTRTMVAAIEQSPVPVIIYISPSGSRAGSAGFFLLEAADVAAMAPGTNAGAAHPIVEGKQLDPILKEKIENDDAAFLRSYVTRRGRNPAAAEDAVRNSRSYSDTEALQLKLIDLTAPNDAALLAALDNRTIHRFDGNPTTLHLAGSHIVSLPPSTRERLLSSLTSPDLAVFFVVLGGLLIYLEFNVPGTIVPGALGTLLLLLGLFGLNLLPVRHTAVALLLAALVFILLETKFTSHGILALAGTLALVFGLATLVDGPIGELRVHLGMAIGAGVGFGLISFTLAWIALRARKNKILLGPQAMIGGLAVARTPLNPSGQIEIRGELWQATLDINTAILPTGSPVRVRAVDGLMLIVEAAELR; via the coding sequence ATGACCGCCACAGCAGCACGCGCATTGAAGCTACTGCTGCTAAGCCTCATCTGCGCCCTGGGCCTCCCCGCCCAATCACCACCGATCGTGATTCGCCTCACCCTCCACGACACAATCCAGCCCATCACAGCCGACTACCTCCAGCGCGGCCTCCGCGCAGCCGCCGACCAGCACGCCGCCGCAGTCCTTATCTCGCTCGGCACCCCCGGCGGCCTCCTCGAGTCCACCCGCACCATGGTCGCCGCCATCGAGCAGTCCCCCGTTCCCGTCATCATCTACATCTCGCCCTCGGGCAGCCGCGCTGGCTCCGCAGGTTTCTTCCTCCTCGAAGCAGCCGACGTAGCCGCCATGGCACCCGGCACGAACGCTGGCGCAGCCCACCCCATCGTCGAGGGCAAGCAGCTCGACCCAATCCTCAAAGAAAAGATAGAGAACGACGACGCAGCCTTCCTCCGCTCCTACGTTACCCGCCGAGGCCGTAACCCTGCAGCCGCCGAGGACGCAGTCCGCAACTCAAGGTCCTACAGCGACACCGAAGCGCTCCAACTCAAACTCATCGACCTCACCGCCCCGAATGATGCCGCCCTCCTCGCTGCTCTCGACAATCGCACTATCCACCGCTTTGACGGCAACCCCACCACGCTCCATTTGGCCGGCTCACATATCGTCTCTCTCCCTCCCTCCACCCGGGAGCGTCTACTGAGCAGCCTCACCAGCCCCGACCTCGCCGTCTTCTTCGTCGTCCTCGGCGGTCTCCTCATCTACCTCGAGTTCAACGTTCCCGGCACGATCGTCCCAGGAGCCCTCGGCACCCTCCTTCTTCTCCTCGGACTCTTCGGCCTCAACCTGCTCCCCGTCCGGCACACTGCCGTAGCACTCCTTCTTGCCGCCCTCGTCTTCATCCTTCTCGAGACGAAGTTCACCAGCCATGGCATCCTCGCCCTCGCCGGCACCCTGGCGCTTGTCTTCGGCCTTGCCACCCTCGTCGACGGCCCCATCGGCGAACTTCGCGTCCATCTCGGCATGGCAATAGGAGCCGGTGTTGGCTTCGGTCTCATCTCTTTCACCCTTGCCTGGATCGCCCTCCGCGCTCGAAAAAACAAGATCCTGCTCGGCCCTCAAGCCATGATCGGCGGTCTCGCCGTCGCGCGTACCCCCCTCAATCCTTCCGGTCAGATCGAGATTCGTGGCGAACTTTGGCAAGCCACCCTCGACATTAATACCGCCATACTACCCACAGGATCGCCCGTTCGTGTCCGTGCCGTCGATGGACTGATGCTCATCGTCGAGGCAGCCGAACTCCGCTGA
- a CDS encoding S66 peptidase family protein translates to MIEVVKAKALGVGSRLAVVSPASTPKPELVAAGMERLRWMGYEPVLFPHALDRGPLYYAGTLEDRLSDLHAAFADPAIDGIICARGGWGSAELLPYLDAGLIRASPKVFIGYSDLTSLQGWLRNEAGLVCFYGPMVAADFAKSDGEDVASWQSSLGSEAAWSVGAAEGLRVLRGGSAEGRLGGGCLSILVESLGTQYAPKSGDGVLFLEDIGTKPYQWDRMLCHLRLAGVLDGISGIVFGDMQQCVAPEEMELLEGALLHALREFEGPIAIGLRCGHVGRGNVTLPLGVRVRLECSDVQNPRMDFLEAAVNG, encoded by the coding sequence GTGATCGAGGTTGTGAAGGCGAAGGCATTGGGGGTTGGGTCGCGGCTGGCCGTGGTGTCTCCGGCGAGTACACCGAAGCCAGAGTTGGTGGCGGCGGGGATGGAACGGCTTCGCTGGATGGGGTATGAGCCGGTGCTGTTTCCGCATGCGCTGGACCGAGGGCCGCTGTATTACGCGGGGACGCTTGAAGATCGGCTGAGCGATTTGCACGCGGCGTTTGCTGATCCTGCGATCGATGGGATTATCTGCGCGCGGGGCGGGTGGGGGTCGGCGGAGTTGCTGCCGTATCTGGATGCGGGACTGATTCGGGCTAGTCCGAAGGTGTTTATTGGGTATAGCGACCTGACTTCGCTGCAGGGCTGGTTGCGGAATGAGGCTGGGCTGGTGTGTTTTTATGGGCCGATGGTCGCGGCGGATTTCGCTAAATCGGACGGAGAGGATGTGGCGAGCTGGCAGTCCTCGCTTGGAAGTGAGGCAGCGTGGTCGGTGGGGGCTGCGGAGGGGCTGCGCGTGTTGCGTGGAGGGAGTGCGGAGGGGCGTCTTGGTGGAGGATGTCTGTCGATCCTTGTGGAGTCGCTGGGAACGCAGTACGCACCAAAGAGCGGAGACGGGGTCTTGTTTCTGGAGGATATTGGAACGAAGCCTTACCAGTGGGACCGGATGCTGTGTCATCTTCGGCTTGCAGGGGTGCTGGATGGCATATCGGGAATCGTCTTTGGAGACATGCAGCAGTGCGTGGCACCTGAGGAGATGGAGTTGCTGGAGGGGGCGCTTCTTCATGCGTTGCGCGAGTTTGAAGGGCCGATTGCGATCGGGCTGCGGTGTGGGCATGTGGGTCGTGGCAATGTGACGCTGCCGCTGGGGGTGCGGGTGCGGTTGGAGTGTTCGGACGTGCAGAACCCGCGTATGGACTTTCTTGAAGCGGCTGTGAACGGCTAG
- the dapF gene encoding diaminopimelate epimerase produces the protein MISFVKAHACGNDFLVMDEAVAGRNHAALARKLCSRNTSVGADGIEFLERRGNGEFFLRLFNADGSEAELSGNGTRCVAAWLAKSEGLMEVALGTHGGVRTCRVIEASDPTYLIESGMGVPRVMPRTIVVEGVGEVAGAMVNVGNPHFVIFTEAEDFSAHGLSWQELGGRISTSPLFKFGTNVEFVRVVSEAKIAFRIFERGCGPTTSSGTGTCASSAAAMSLRGVNRDLTAVAEGGKQETVWTSTDAVMMLTGPAEIICTGEVFPL, from the coding sequence ATGATTTCGTTTGTGAAGGCGCATGCGTGCGGCAATGATTTTCTGGTGATGGACGAGGCGGTTGCGGGGCGAAACCATGCTGCGCTGGCTCGGAAGCTGTGCTCACGAAATACAAGTGTAGGTGCGGATGGTATCGAGTTTCTGGAGCGGCGTGGGAACGGCGAGTTCTTCCTGCGACTGTTCAATGCGGATGGAAGTGAGGCGGAATTGAGCGGGAATGGCACACGGTGTGTCGCGGCCTGGCTGGCGAAGAGCGAAGGCTTAATGGAGGTAGCGCTGGGGACGCATGGCGGGGTGCGGACGTGCCGCGTCATCGAGGCGAGCGATCCGACGTACCTGATTGAGAGTGGGATGGGAGTGCCACGGGTGATGCCGAGGACGATCGTGGTGGAGGGGGTCGGCGAGGTTGCGGGAGCGATGGTAAATGTGGGGAATCCACACTTTGTAATCTTCACCGAGGCTGAGGATTTCAGTGCTCATGGGCTTTCGTGGCAGGAACTTGGGGGGCGGATCAGTACAAGTCCGCTGTTCAAGTTCGGGACGAATGTGGAGTTTGTGCGGGTGGTGTCGGAGGCGAAGATTGCGTTCCGCATCTTTGAGCGTGGGTGTGGTCCGACGACCTCTTCGGGGACGGGGACGTGCGCGTCTTCGGCGGCGGCGATGTCGCTGCGCGGCGTGAATCGGGATCTGACGGCGGTGGCTGAGGGTGGGAAACAGGAGACGGTCTGGACGTCGACTGACGCAGTAATGATGCTGACGGGACCGGCCGAGATTATCTGTACGGGTGAGGTGTTTCCGCTGTGA
- a CDS encoding ArnT family glycosyltransferase: protein MKPRSPRTGRRVLSTAPDRAGVVVHDPNVVRPATREETFPIALGAVVLSFLALIICYSHGYLLLYGDAVAHLGIARKILDSRNPGLAQLGGVWLPLPHLLIVPFVQKMIWWQNGLAGAWPSLLCYVAGVAGFYRLARLMLVPRWAIAATAFYALNPNLLYLATTAMTEPLFLALLIWMTLLTAECCAAIRAGRHGFVARRLMWLGLLIVAAVFTRYDGWIAGAVVWCVVAWTLARHRAVWAKVRPAFVLMTVLAVAAPLSWLWYNQHFYHDPLDFMRGPYSAAAIEKKTSPPGAKHYRGWHNPAWALLFYTRTAQVDAVAWEVGFAVMVAALVGLWSVIRRQLQMPVLLLWMPLPFYVYSVAYGSVPIFIPQLYPHSFYNARYGMEMLPALALFCFVAIAMLEERIRGSKPLAARLMEPVVLALIAANTIAMIYFVPLVLKEGIVNATTRVPFEAAIARELEKMQGGVPILMSTSDHVGAVQQAGIPLRQMLSDADWDTWHPALEDPAGHAAFVVAIAGDPVSAAVAAHPAHLTELTVLCSTGQPCARIYQSDIYKGASTGSIR from the coding sequence TTGAAGCCTCGGTCGCCTAGAACGGGTCGACGGGTGCTTTCGACTGCACCCGATCGTGCTGGTGTGGTGGTGCACGATCCTAATGTAGTGCGACCGGCTACGCGCGAGGAGACGTTTCCGATTGCGCTGGGTGCGGTGGTGCTTTCGTTTCTGGCGTTGATTATTTGCTACTCGCACGGTTACTTGTTGCTGTATGGCGATGCGGTGGCGCACCTGGGGATTGCGCGTAAGATTCTGGATTCGCGCAATCCCGGGTTGGCGCAGCTTGGTGGTGTGTGGCTGCCGCTGCCGCATCTGTTGATCGTTCCGTTCGTGCAAAAGATGATCTGGTGGCAGAACGGGCTGGCGGGTGCGTGGCCTTCTCTGCTTTGCTATGTGGCGGGTGTGGCTGGTTTTTATCGGCTTGCACGGCTGATGCTGGTGCCGCGGTGGGCCATCGCGGCTACGGCATTTTATGCGCTGAATCCAAATCTGCTGTACCTTGCGACGACGGCGATGACGGAGCCTTTGTTCCTTGCATTATTGATCTGGATGACGCTGCTGACGGCGGAGTGCTGCGCGGCTATTCGCGCTGGGCGGCATGGTTTTGTTGCGCGACGGCTGATGTGGTTGGGTCTGCTGATTGTGGCGGCTGTATTTACGCGCTATGACGGTTGGATTGCGGGCGCGGTGGTGTGGTGTGTGGTGGCGTGGACGCTGGCGCGGCACCGTGCGGTGTGGGCGAAGGTTCGGCCGGCGTTTGTGTTGATGACGGTGCTGGCGGTGGCGGCTCCGCTGAGCTGGCTTTGGTATAACCAGCATTTTTATCATGATCCACTGGACTTTATGCGTGGTCCTTACTCGGCTGCGGCCATTGAGAAGAAGACCTCGCCTCCGGGTGCGAAGCACTATCGCGGCTGGCATAATCCTGCGTGGGCGCTGCTGTTTTATACGCGCACGGCACAGGTGGATGCGGTGGCCTGGGAGGTCGGGTTTGCGGTGATGGTTGCGGCGCTGGTGGGTCTGTGGAGCGTGATCCGGCGACAGTTACAGATGCCGGTGCTGCTGCTGTGGATGCCACTGCCGTTCTATGTGTATTCAGTGGCGTATGGGTCGGTGCCGATCTTCATTCCGCAGCTTTATCCGCACTCGTTTTATAACGCGCGGTATGGGATGGAGATGCTGCCGGCTTTGGCGCTGTTCTGCTTTGTCGCGATTGCAATGCTTGAGGAACGTATCCGCGGATCGAAGCCGCTTGCTGCTCGTTTGATGGAGCCGGTGGTGCTGGCGCTGATTGCGGCTAATACGATTGCCATGATTTACTTCGTGCCGCTGGTGCTGAAGGAAGGGATCGTCAATGCCACGACCCGCGTGCCATTTGAGGCGGCCATTGCGCGGGAGTTGGAGAAGATGCAGGGGGGCGTGCCGATCCTGATGTCGACGTCCGATCATGTGGGCGCGGTGCAGCAGGCGGGTATTCCGCTGCGGCAGATGTTGAGTGATGCGGATTGGGATACGTGGCATCCTGCGCTGGAAGATCCGGCTGGACACGCTGCGTTTGTGGTGGCAATTGCGGGTGACCCTGTGTCGGCGGCTGTTGCTGCACATCCGGCGCACCTGACGGAACTTACGGTCTTGTGCTCGACTGGGCAGCCGTGTGCGCGGATCTATCAATCGGATATCTACAAGGGCGCTTCTACAGGAAGCATTCGTTGA
- a CDS encoding MgtC/SapB family protein, with amino-acid sequence MFVPSSFHFSEIDQELLSSGTATRLLMACAMGGLIGIEREWRRKASGLRTNMLLCLGCAFFTLLSAVLAGEGNPDKGRVAANIVQGIGFLGAGLILHSRNRVLGLTSAATVFVVASIGMACGAGLYLEAALATAITLVSLQVIGLLEYKIGWKRYPLIYEVRGADEKTMVATVLSVMDAAGERLTIAERDTVGALQRIVFYVTAEQKKHERLLAQLRAGDATDQVVAFRDTEEDG; translated from the coding sequence ATGTTCGTGCCGTCCTCTTTTCACTTTAGCGAGATTGACCAGGAGCTGCTCTCGAGCGGCACGGCGACACGGTTGCTGATGGCGTGCGCGATGGGTGGCCTGATCGGCATTGAACGGGAGTGGCGGCGCAAGGCTTCGGGGCTGCGGACAAATATGCTGCTGTGCCTGGGGTGTGCGTTTTTTACGCTGCTTTCGGCTGTGCTGGCCGGTGAAGGGAATCCGGATAAGGGCCGGGTGGCTGCGAATATTGTGCAGGGGATCGGGTTTCTCGGGGCGGGGCTGATTCTTCATTCGCGCAACCGGGTGCTGGGGCTTACAAGCGCGGCGACGGTTTTTGTGGTGGCCTCGATTGGGATGGCTTGCGGGGCTGGTCTGTACCTTGAGGCCGCGTTGGCAACGGCGATTACGCTGGTGTCGCTACAGGTGATTGGGTTGCTGGAGTACAAGATTGGATGGAAGCGCTACCCGCTGATCTACGAAGTGCGCGGGGCGGATGAGAAGACGATGGTGGCGACCGTTCTGAGTGTGATGGATGCGGCTGGCGAGCGGCTCACCATTGCGGAGCGGGATACAGTGGGTGCGCTGCAACGGATCGTGTTTTATGTGACGGCAGAGCAGAAGAAGCATGAGCGATTGCTGGCGCAACTGCGGGCTGGCGATGCTACCGACCAGGTGGTGGCGTTTCGCGATACTGAAGAGGATGGATAG
- a CDS encoding slipin family protein → MPLPILVIVAIVVLYLLNSIKILKEYERGVIFRLGRVQQAAAGPGIILVFRPLDQIVRISLRQEAMEVPAQDVITRDNVTLKVNAVITLRVVDPTKAVIEVANYVYQTSQFAQTTLRSVLGEVDLDELLAHREALNIRIQSIIDGHTSPFGVKVVSVEVKQVDMPETMLRAMAKQAEAERERRAKIIHAEGEFNAAAKLVEAAALMATQPMTLQLRYLQTLTEIGVEKNTTIVFPLPMELMNLFNRTFIPEASIPKKD, encoded by the coding sequence ATGCCGCTCCCCATCCTCGTCATCGTTGCTATCGTCGTCCTTTATCTCCTCAACTCCATCAAGATCCTTAAGGAGTATGAGCGGGGCGTGATCTTCCGCCTCGGTCGCGTGCAGCAGGCAGCCGCTGGTCCCGGCATCATCCTCGTCTTCCGCCCACTCGATCAGATCGTCCGCATCAGCCTTCGCCAGGAAGCAATGGAGGTTCCGGCACAGGACGTCATCACCCGCGACAACGTCACCCTCAAGGTCAACGCAGTCATCACTCTCCGCGTCGTCGATCCCACCAAGGCCGTCATCGAAGTTGCGAACTACGTCTACCAGACCTCACAGTTTGCTCAGACCACCCTCCGCTCCGTCCTCGGCGAGGTCGACCTCGACGAGCTCCTCGCCCATCGCGAAGCCCTCAACATCCGCATCCAGTCCATCATCGACGGCCACACCTCACCCTTCGGCGTAAAAGTAGTCTCCGTCGAGGTGAAGCAGGTCGACATGCCCGAGACCATGCTCCGCGCCATGGCCAAGCAAGCCGAGGCAGAACGCGAACGCCGCGCCAAAATCATCCATGCAGAAGGCGAGTTCAACGCCGCAGCCAAACTCGTCGAGGCCGCCGCTCTCATGGCCACCCAGCCCATGACGCTTCAGCTCCGCTACCTCCAAACCCTTACTGAGATCGGCGTCGAAAAGAACACCACCATCGTCTTCCCCCTGCCGATGGAACTCATGAACCTGTTCAACCGTACCTTCATCCCTGAAGCGAGCATCCCTAAGAAGGACTAA
- the mpl gene encoding UDP-N-acetylmuramate:L-alanyl-gamma-D-glutamyl-meso-diaminopimelate ligase — protein sequence MRTLKHIHLIGICGTAMASLAGMLQEQGHRVTGSDTAAYPPMSEMLSGLGIAIHEPYAEANLEPRPDLVIVGNAISRGNVELEYVLDQRIPFTSMAAVLHDEFLPGRESLVVAGTHGKTTTTSMLAWIYEVASRTDARFAPSFLIGGVAENFGTSFRVRATKPFLLEGDEYDTAFFDKGPKFLHYFPDAAILTHVEFDHADIYPDLAAVKTAFKRLVNLIPRRGRLVAFDGSENVSECAAKAFCAVERYGFAAESFWRVSGLRHEGAVSYWRLDRDGQHFADLEMPMAGEHNALNATAAAALAAGQGVPVEAIVVALASFRSVKRRLEVRAEVGGVTVIDDFAHHPTAIRETLRALRSAYLGRRLWAVLEPRSNTLRRNVFEADLVESLALADRTLLAAVFKSESIPAAERLHPEHVAEALVQRGVSSAVCADADEVVRVLVPQLLAGDVVAILSNGGFGGIYTKLPAAIEAAQDVLSAR from the coding sequence ATGCGGACTTTGAAACATATTCATCTGATTGGGATTTGTGGGACGGCGATGGCGTCGCTGGCGGGGATGCTGCAGGAGCAGGGGCATCGGGTGACGGGGTCGGATACGGCGGCGTATCCGCCGATGAGCGAGATGCTGTCGGGGCTTGGCATCGCGATTCATGAGCCATATGCGGAGGCGAACCTGGAGCCACGACCTGACCTGGTGATCGTTGGGAATGCCATTTCGCGAGGGAATGTCGAGTTGGAGTATGTGCTCGATCAGCGGATTCCCTTTACGTCGATGGCGGCAGTGCTGCATGACGAGTTTCTGCCGGGTCGGGAGTCGCTGGTTGTCGCAGGGACGCACGGAAAGACGACGACCACGAGCATGCTGGCCTGGATCTATGAGGTTGCTTCGCGGACGGATGCGCGATTCGCGCCATCGTTCCTGATTGGCGGGGTGGCGGAGAACTTTGGGACGAGCTTCCGGGTGCGGGCTACGAAGCCGTTTTTGCTAGAGGGCGACGAGTACGACACGGCGTTCTTCGACAAGGGACCGAAGTTCCTGCACTACTTTCCGGATGCGGCTATTTTGACGCATGTGGAGTTCGATCATGCGGATATCTACCCTGATCTTGCGGCGGTTAAGACGGCGTTCAAGCGGCTGGTAAACCTGATTCCGCGGCGCGGACGGCTGGTGGCGTTTGATGGCAGCGAGAATGTGAGCGAGTGCGCGGCAAAGGCTTTTTGCGCGGTGGAGCGGTATGGGTTTGCTGCGGAGTCGTTCTGGCGAGTGTCCGGACTGCGGCATGAGGGTGCCGTGAGCTATTGGCGACTTGATCGAGACGGGCAGCACTTTGCCGATCTCGAAATGCCCATGGCCGGAGAGCACAATGCGCTGAACGCTACGGCTGCGGCGGCGCTGGCGGCAGGGCAGGGAGTGCCGGTCGAGGCGATTGTGGTGGCATTGGCGAGCTTCCGGAGTGTGAAGCGGCGGCTTGAAGTGCGGGCGGAGGTTGGCGGCGTTACGGTCATCGATGACTTTGCGCATCATCCTACGGCGATCCGCGAGACGCTGCGTGCGCTGCGTAGTGCTTACCTTGGGCGACGGCTCTGGGCGGTGCTTGAGCCACGGTCGAATACGCTGCGGCGGAATGTTTTTGAGGCTGATCTGGTAGAGAGCCTGGCGTTGGCCGATAGGACGCTGCTGGCGGCTGTCTTCAAGTCGGAGAGCATTCCCGCTGCGGAGCGGTTACATCCTGAGCATGTGGCGGAGGCGCTGGTGCAGCGGGGCGTGTCGTCGGCCGTGTGTGCAGATGCGGATGAGGTCGTGAGGGTGCTGGTGCCGCAGCTTCTGGCCGGGGACGTGGTGGCGATTCTTTCCAATGGCGGGTTTGGAGGGATCTATACGAAGCTGCCTGCGGCGATTGAGGCGGCTCAGGACGTGCTCTCGGCGCGGTAG